The proteins below are encoded in one region of Sinorhizobium meliloti:
- a CDS encoding Ku protein: MAVSARAQWKGYLRFGEVTAPVALYTATSTSDRIAFHTVNRETGNRVRREFIDSVSGKPVEKEDQVKGYEIGDERYVVLEPEEVASAVPESDKTLRVQAFIPCDDVEKVYFDKPYYLTPDKMGTDAFALLREGMRKKKVAAIAQTVLFRRMRTVLLRPHDKGLIATTLNFDYEVRSAKEAFKEIPDTKIEGEMLDLAKHIIGMKKGTFSAEEFDDRYEAALADLIKAKLEGKSLPKRAPPKVSKANDLLEALRQSAGMKKPPAASKKRAGKESAAKTKAKTAAKSAPAQRRRAS, from the coding sequence ATGGCAGTCTCGGCACGAGCCCAATGGAAGGGCTATCTCCGATTTGGTGAAGTCACTGCGCCGGTGGCGCTATATACCGCGACGTCGACCTCCGACCGGATCGCCTTCCACACGGTCAACCGCGAGACCGGAAACCGGGTGCGGCGCGAGTTCATTGACAGCGTCTCCGGCAAGCCGGTGGAAAAGGAAGATCAGGTCAAGGGCTACGAGATCGGCGACGAGCGATATGTGGTGCTCGAGCCGGAGGAAGTCGCCTCAGCCGTTCCGGAGAGCGACAAGACCTTGCGGGTCCAGGCATTCATTCCCTGCGACGACGTCGAAAAGGTCTATTTCGACAAGCCCTATTATCTGACACCGGACAAGATGGGCACGGATGCCTTTGCCTTGCTTCGGGAAGGCATGCGCAAGAAGAAGGTCGCCGCAATCGCCCAAACGGTCCTCTTCCGGCGCATGCGCACCGTTCTGCTTCGACCGCATGACAAGGGACTGATCGCTACGACCCTGAACTTCGACTACGAGGTCCGGAGCGCAAAGGAGGCCTTCAAGGAGATTCCGGACACCAAGATCGAGGGCGAGATGCTCGATCTCGCCAAGCACATCATCGGCATGAAGAAGGGCACTTTCTCGGCCGAAGAATTCGACGATCGCTACGAGGCCGCGCTCGCCGATCTGATCAAGGCCAAGCTCGAAGGCAAGTCGCTGCCGAAACGCGCACCGCCGAAAGTCTCGAAAGCCAATGACCTGCTCGAGGCGCTCCGCCAAAGCGCCGGGATGAAGAAGCCCCCGGCAGCCTCGAAGAAGCGCGCGGGCAAGGAAAGCGCGGCAAAGACCAAGGCGAAAACGGCTGCAAAGAGCGCGCCCGCCCAGCGCCGCCGCGCCAGCTAG
- a CDS encoding Ku protein, with the protein MAPPRPYWKGYLKLSLVTCPVSMMPATSESEKVRFHTLNRKSNNRVVSRYVDAVTGKEVDEDDEVKGYERGENDFLVIEDEELESVALESARTIDIEKFVPRDMIEWIWLEKPHYLTPSDEVGHEAFSVIRDAMVAEKVAGISRLVIGRRERAVMLEPCGKGIVVWTLRYGDELRKPENYFADIGDGDNDPKLMSLVTSLIEERSKPWNPNMVSDPVQEKLLEIIESKRKSAKKVAKPKAKEGEPVHAGNVIDLMAALKGSLEKKKPGGKKS; encoded by the coding sequence ATGGCGCCCCCACGCCCATACTGGAAAGGCTACCTGAAGCTCTCGCTCGTCACCTGCCCCGTCTCGATGATGCCGGCGACCAGCGAGTCCGAGAAGGTCCGCTTCCACACGCTCAACCGCAAGTCCAACAACCGCGTCGTGTCCAGGTATGTCGATGCGGTGACCGGCAAGGAGGTCGACGAAGACGACGAGGTGAAAGGTTACGAGCGCGGTGAAAACGATTTCCTCGTGATCGAGGACGAAGAGCTGGAGAGTGTCGCTCTCGAAAGTGCGAGGACGATCGACATCGAGAAATTCGTTCCGCGCGATATGATCGAATGGATCTGGCTGGAGAAGCCTCACTACCTTACGCCTTCGGACGAAGTCGGCCACGAAGCATTCAGCGTGATCCGCGACGCCATGGTAGCCGAGAAGGTCGCCGGCATTTCCCGGCTCGTGATCGGCCGCCGCGAACGAGCCGTGATGCTGGAACCGTGCGGCAAAGGCATCGTCGTATGGACCCTTCGCTATGGCGACGAGCTGCGCAAGCCGGAGAACTATTTCGCCGATATCGGCGATGGGGATAACGATCCGAAACTGATGAGCCTCGTCACCTCGCTGATCGAAGAGCGCAGCAAACCGTGGAATCCCAACATGGTCAGCGATCCCGTTCAAGAAAAGCTGCTCGAAATTATAGAAAGCAAGCGGAAGTCGGCGAAGAAGGTAGCCAAGCCGAAAGCCAAGGAGGGAGAGCCGGTCCACGCCGGGAACGTCATCGACCTCATGGCGGCGCTCAAGGGAAGCCTCGAGAAAAAGAAACCCGGGGGCAAGAAGTCTTAA
- a CDS encoding helix-turn-helix domain-containing protein, translating to MASGLRGATQVPRGWQHRYIQHCSVVGQVGLRPVARFWKVSNLGTPTFEQLRVFLAVVDSGSVAGAACKLNHAVLVITYGVANLESQLDLELFEHGHAQTATHGRRARRARQSEWARRRYRRPAHQGQGPA from the coding sequence ATGGCGAGCGGCTTACGTGGAGCTACCCAGGTACCCCGCGGGTGGCAACATCGGTACATCCAACATTGCTCGGTCGTCGGCCAGGTTGGCCTGCGCCCTGTGGCGCGGTTTTGGAAAGTGTCGAATCTAGGAACTCCGACCTTCGAGCAGCTCCGCGTCTTTCTGGCGGTGGTCGATAGCGGAAGCGTTGCCGGGGCCGCGTGCAAGCTCAACCACGCCGTCTTGGTCATCACCTACGGTGTGGCCAATCTCGAATCGCAGCTGGACCTTGAACTATTCGAGCACGGGCACGCGCAAACCGCAACTCACGGCCGCCGGGCGCGCCGTGCTCGCCAAAGCGAATGGGCTCGCCGAAGGTATCGACGGCCTGCGCACCAAGGTCAAGGCCCTGCATGA
- a CDS encoding LysR family transcriptional regulator, with protein sequence MLAKANGLAEGIDGLRTKVKALHDGLEVEVDMAVDVMLPRSGWERCCEPSPKRSDCMSRRSGR encoded by the coding sequence GTGCTCGCCAAAGCGAATGGGCTCGCCGAAGGTATCGACGGCCTGCGCACCAAGGTCAAGGCCCTGCATGACGGGCTGGAAGTAGAAGTGGATATGGCCGTCGACGTCATGCTGCCGAGGAGCGGCTGGGAAAGGTGCTGCGAGCCTTCGCCGAAGCGCTCCGACTGCATGTCGAGGCGCTCGGGGCGGTGA
- a CDS encoding class I SAM-dependent methyltransferase, translating into MTSSFNVHDAAGYEQLMGRWSRKLAPKFIDFAGVADGEKVLDVGCGTGSLTFALADAARLKEIAAIDYSPVFVEEATRRNTNPRIKIREADACALPFEDRTFDRAFALLVLHFVPEAGQAVAEMRRVVRPGGVVAAAVWDHLGGMPGMRMMVDTVAALSEGGRRLRARYCFQPMMQPGEMKRTFVEQGLANITESELMIRMDYGNFDDYWAPIGAGEGPLGKYVATLDAEERARTGAAVRDAYEAGRPDGPRSFANVAWVCRGTVP; encoded by the coding sequence ATGACATCAAGCTTCAACGTGCATGATGCAGCCGGCTATGAGCAGCTTATGGGCCGCTGGAGCCGGAAGCTTGCGCCGAAATTCATAGACTTTGCCGGCGTCGCCGATGGCGAAAAGGTCTTGGATGTCGGCTGCGGCACCGGCAGTCTCACCTTCGCGCTCGCGGATGCCGCCAGGCTCAAAGAGATCGCCGCGATCGACTATTCACCCGTCTTCGTGGAGGAGGCGACCCGGCGCAACACCAATCCGCGCATAAAGATTAGAGAAGCGGATGCCTGCGCCCTGCCGTTCGAAGACAGGACGTTCGACCGCGCCTTCGCCCTTCTCGTGCTCCACTTCGTCCCCGAAGCGGGCCAGGCCGTGGCCGAGATGCGCCGCGTGGTGCGTCCGGGTGGCGTCGTCGCGGCGGCGGTGTGGGACCATCTCGGCGGAATGCCCGGTATGCGCATGATGGTCGACACAGTGGCGGCGCTCAGCGAAGGCGGGCGCCGACTTCGCGCCCGCTACTGCTTCCAGCCGATGATGCAGCCAGGAGAAATGAAGCGGACATTCGTCGAGCAGGGTCTCGCGAACATTACGGAAAGCGAGCTGATGATCCGCATGGATTACGGGAACTTCGACGATTACTGGGCGCCCATTGGCGCCGGCGAAGGGCCGCTCGGAAAATATGTGGCAACGCTTGATGCGGAGGAGCGGGCGCGCACCGGTGCCGCCGTGCGCGACGCTTACGAGGCCGGCCGGCCCGACGGTCCGCGCTCCTTTGCGAACGTCGCCTGGGTCTGCCGGGGCACAGTTCCGTGA
- a CDS encoding DUF488 domain-containing protein has product MKAVFLAGEGYGRPGPSHGDPMASLQLKRVYQAPEASDGTRILVDRLWPRGVTKEKAGIDLWLKDIAPSDALRKRFHGKPQDWNAFCVAYAEELESGAAGAAAAELRERLSEGPLTLLYAARDEAHNNAVALKAWLERGGT; this is encoded by the coding sequence ATGAAAGCAGTTTTCCTCGCCGGGGAAGGTTACGGCCGCCCCGGCCCGTCTCATGGGGACCCTATGGCATCACTCCAGTTGAAGCGCGTCTACCAGGCGCCCGAGGCGTCCGACGGGACGCGCATTCTCGTCGACCGGCTATGGCCGCGCGGCGTCACCAAGGAAAAGGCCGGCATCGACCTCTGGCTCAAGGACATTGCGCCCAGCGACGCGCTGCGCAAGCGGTTTCATGGGAAGCCGCAGGATTGGAATGCGTTCTGCGTCGCCTATGCGGAGGAGCTCGAGAGCGGGGCGGCGGGGGCGGCGGCGGCGGAGTTGCGCGAACGGTTGAGTGAGGGGCCGCTGACGCTGCTTTATGCGGCGCGCGACGAGGCCCACAACAATGCGGTTGCGCTGAAGGCGTGGCTGGAGCGGGGAGGGACATAG
- a CDS encoding EF-hand domain-containing protein gives MSPMKFPTVTALAATMAISAATAAAAQAPAPIPPAGEMPAQDQAIEPDLQPGDQGGAGSVTQGDQPDMMREDMVRGDGKRGDRMRHRDRMRHRDRMRDMMMHRQTMHRQMMKIMFAITDADNDGALSFEEISTIHKRVFDKVDINRDGKVTPEEIQGFFHD, from the coding sequence ATGTCACCGATGAAATTTCCGACCGTGACGGCTCTTGCCGCCACCATGGCCATCAGCGCCGCAACGGCCGCCGCCGCGCAGGCCCCCGCTCCAATTCCGCCCGCAGGAGAAATGCCGGCCCAGGATCAGGCCATTGAACCCGACTTGCAACCCGGCGATCAGGGGGGCGCTGGAAGCGTCACCCAAGGCGATCAGCCAGACATGATGCGCGAGGACATGGTACGCGGCGACGGGAAGCGCGGCGACCGGATGCGGCACCGCGACCGAATGCGGCACCGCGACCGAATGCGGGACATGATGATGCACCGGCAGACGATGCACCGCCAGATGATGAAGATCATGTTCGCCATCACCGATGCGGACAATGACGGCGCTCTTTCCTTCGAGGAGATCAGCACCATTCACAAGCGGGTTTTCGACAAGGTCGATATCAACCGCGACGGCAAGGTCACGCCGGAAGAGATACAGGGATTCTTCCACGATTAG
- a CDS encoding pyridoxal phosphate-dependent decarboxylase family protein: MKEETTREILQCAAEHAARFREKITELPQRPELSYPAALETFRETLPERGSAGSEVIGELAAKAEPGLHAMTGPRFFGWVIGGSHPVGVAADWMTSAWGQNAGNHHAAPAAAAAEAIAAYWLLDLLDLPRESSVGFATGATLANFICLAAARGEVLRQAGWDVEAQGLFGAPPVVVLIGDDAHATVFSALQFLGFGHDRLLRVQTDEMGRITGPAFAGAAAQVSGPCIAILQAGQINTGAFDDFAGIMPIARGLGAWVHVDGAFGLWARATPGKRGLTDGINEAHSWATDGHKWLQTPYDCGYAIIRDQEAHRRAMTIAASYLPPTTEGERDPSHFVPELSRRARGFATWAMIKHLGREGIAAMVDRHCRVARAIAQRLSREDGINVLNEVALNQVLVRFGAAMPGEEGDRLTQATTARLQADGILFAGGAVWRGRRVMRMSVISWLTDDRAGEVAAGAVIAAWRAVRDGTEV, translated from the coding sequence ATGAAGGAGGAGACGACCCGCGAAATTCTTCAATGCGCGGCGGAACACGCCGCGCGTTTCCGCGAGAAAATTACGGAGCTGCCGCAGCGGCCGGAGCTATCCTACCCCGCCGCCTTGGAGACCTTTCGTGAAACTCTGCCGGAACGGGGAAGCGCCGGTAGCGAGGTGATCGGCGAGCTTGCCGCCAAGGCGGAGCCGGGGCTTCACGCGATGACCGGGCCGCGCTTCTTCGGCTGGGTCATCGGCGGTTCGCATCCGGTTGGGGTTGCGGCCGACTGGATGACGAGCGCCTGGGGCCAGAACGCCGGCAACCACCACGCGGCGCCGGCCGCAGCCGCCGCCGAGGCGATCGCGGCCTACTGGCTGCTCGATCTTCTCGACCTGCCGCGGGAGAGTTCCGTCGGTTTTGCGACCGGGGCGACGCTTGCCAATTTCATCTGCCTTGCCGCAGCGCGGGGAGAGGTGCTGCGGCAGGCCGGATGGGATGTCGAGGCGCAGGGCCTCTTCGGCGCGCCGCCGGTCGTGGTCCTGATCGGCGACGACGCGCATGCGACGGTCTTTTCGGCGCTGCAGTTTCTCGGCTTCGGGCACGACCGCTTGCTTCGCGTCCAGACCGACGAAATGGGTCGCATCACCGGGCCGGCTTTCGCCGGGGCAGCGGCGCAGGTCTCCGGTCCCTGCATTGCGATACTGCAGGCAGGACAGATCAATACCGGTGCCTTCGACGACTTCGCTGGCATTATGCCGATTGCCCGGGGTTTGGGCGCCTGGGTTCATGTCGACGGCGCCTTCGGCCTATGGGCGCGCGCCACTCCCGGAAAGCGCGGGCTCACCGACGGGATCAACGAAGCCCACTCCTGGGCGACCGATGGGCACAAATGGCTGCAGACGCCCTATGACTGCGGATATGCCATCATCCGCGATCAGGAAGCGCATCGCCGGGCGATGACGATCGCCGCGAGCTACCTGCCGCCGACCACCGAAGGTGAACGGGACCCGAGCCATTTCGTGCCCGAACTGTCGCGCCGAGCCCGCGGTTTTGCCACCTGGGCGATGATCAAGCATCTGGGACGCGAAGGCATTGCCGCCATGGTCGACCGGCACTGCCGCGTCGCCCGCGCCATCGCCCAGCGGCTGAGCCGCGAAGACGGCATAAACGTCCTGAACGAGGTAGCCCTCAATCAGGTCCTTGTGCGCTTCGGAGCGGCAATGCCGGGTGAGGAAGGCGACCGGCTGACCCAGGCGACGACCGCCCGGCTGCAGGCCGACGGCATCCTGTTCGCCGGTGGCGCCGTCTGGCGCGGCCGCAGGGTGATGCGGATGTCGGTCATCTCCTGGCTGACAGACGACCGCGCCGGCGAGGTAGCCGCCGGGGCGGTCATCGCCGCCTGGCGCGCCGTTCGTGATGGCACTGAGGTGTAA
- a CDS encoding FAD-binding oxidoreductase, with protein sequence MNDMSLTNLQSGITMVSAAAIEAFTARLRGRVLIATDAAYYEARTIWNGMIDRRPGLIVQCAGAADVVNAVRFAAENQLLVAVRGGGHNIAGNAVCDGGMVIDLTPMKSVRVDATTKTAWVEPGATLADLDMETQAFRLALPTGINSTTGIAGLTLGGGFGWITRKFGLTIDNLLSADVVTANGELVRASPTEHRDLFWAIRGGGGNFGVVTTFEFRLHELGPEVLSGLVIHPFAEAGSVLQQYRQALENAPDELTCWVVMRQAPPLPFLPTEWHGKEVVVLAMCYCGDLEAGEKAMAGLRAIGNPIADVVSPHPFVGWQQAFDPLLAPGARNYWKSHDFMELSDQAIGILTESIRQLPGPECEIFIAHVGGAAGRVAPEETAFPQRNSHFVMNVHGRWRDPAMDQACIDWARHLFEAAKPHAAGTAYVNFMPEDEMDRVEAAYGANYGRLVEIKRHYDPLNLFRMNQNVRPIEERGAA encoded by the coding sequence ATGAACGACATGAGCCTCACCAATCTACAAAGCGGAATAACAATGGTCAGCGCCGCGGCAATCGAGGCATTTACCGCGCGCCTTCGCGGGCGCGTCCTGATTGCGACCGACGCCGCCTATTACGAGGCGCGCACGATCTGGAACGGCATGATCGACCGTAGGCCCGGGCTTATCGTGCAATGCGCTGGAGCTGCCGACGTCGTCAATGCGGTGCGCTTCGCGGCGGAGAACCAGTTGCTCGTCGCGGTGCGCGGCGGCGGTCACAACATCGCCGGCAACGCGGTCTGCGACGGCGGCATGGTAATCGATCTCACGCCGATGAAGTCGGTTCGGGTCGATGCGACGACGAAGACGGCCTGGGTCGAGCCGGGAGCGACGCTTGCCGATCTGGACATGGAGACGCAGGCCTTCCGTCTTGCATTGCCGACCGGCATCAACTCGACAACCGGTATTGCCGGCCTGACGCTCGGCGGCGGGTTCGGCTGGATCACGCGCAAATTCGGATTGACGATCGACAACCTGCTTTCGGCCGATGTGGTCACGGCGAACGGCGAGCTGGTGCGGGCGAGCCCCACCGAACACCGCGACCTTTTCTGGGCCATCAGGGGCGGCGGCGGCAATTTCGGGGTCGTGACGACCTTCGAATTCCGCCTGCACGAACTCGGCCCCGAGGTGCTCTCCGGGCTCGTCATCCATCCCTTTGCCGAAGCCGGAAGCGTGCTTCAGCAATATAGGCAGGCGCTCGAAAATGCGCCGGACGAACTCACCTGCTGGGTGGTGATGCGCCAGGCGCCGCCGCTGCCCTTCCTTCCGACCGAATGGCACGGCAAGGAGGTCGTCGTGCTCGCCATGTGCTATTGCGGCGATCTCGAAGCGGGCGAGAAGGCGATGGCGGGGCTGCGGGCGATCGGCAACCCGATCGCCGACGTGGTATCGCCGCATCCCTTCGTCGGCTGGCAGCAGGCTTTCGACCCCTTACTCGCTCCGGGTGCCCGCAACTACTGGAAGAGCCACGACTTCATGGAGCTTTCCGATCAGGCGATCGGGATTCTCACCGAATCAATCCGGCAGTTGCCGGGCCCGGAATGCGAGATATTCATCGCCCATGTCGGCGGCGCCGCCGGTCGCGTCGCGCCCGAGGAAACCGCTTTCCCGCAGCGCAACTCGCACTTCGTCATGAACGTGCATGGCCGATGGCGGGACCCGGCGATGGACCAGGCCTGCATCGACTGGGCGAGGCATCTCTTCGAGGCGGCAAAACCCCATGCCGCCGGCACGGCCTACGTCAATTTCATGCCTGAGGACGAGATGGACCGGGTCGAGGCCGCCTACGGCGCGAACTATGGCCGGCTCGTCGAGATCAAGCGGCATTACGACCCGCTCAATCTCTTCCGGATGAACCAGAACGTCCGGCCGATAGAGGAACGCGGGGCGGCCTGA
- the rfbF gene encoding glucose-1-phosphate cytidylyltransferase: MKVVILAGGYGTRISEESHLRPKPMIEIGGRPILWHIMKIYSHYGFSDFVICLGYRGYMIKEYFSNYVLHSSDVTFDMATGETAYHTKSAEPWRVTLVDTGPESMTGGRLKRVAGYLGDTFCLTYGDGVADVDVRALTEFHLRHGREATVTSVVPPGRYGALATEAGQVMSFTEKPAGDNGRINGGFFVLNRSVLDRIAGDDVAFESAPLEGLARDRQLMAFPHDGFWRPMDTLRDKTQLEELWQQNRAPWKIWA, from the coding sequence ATGAAGGTGGTCATTCTCGCCGGCGGATACGGCACCCGCATTTCGGAGGAGAGCCACCTCAGGCCGAAGCCTATGATCGAGATCGGCGGGCGCCCGATCCTCTGGCACATCATGAAGATCTACAGCCATTACGGCTTTTCGGATTTCGTTATCTGCCTCGGCTATCGCGGCTACATGATCAAGGAGTACTTCTCCAACTACGTTCTGCATTCCTCCGACGTCACCTTCGACATGGCGACGGGCGAAACAGCCTATCACACGAAGAGTGCCGAACCCTGGCGGGTGACGCTGGTCGATACGGGACCGGAATCCATGACCGGCGGCCGCCTGAAGCGTGTCGCCGGCTATCTCGGCGATACCTTCTGCCTGACCTATGGCGACGGCGTCGCCGATGTCGACGTTCGCGCGCTCACCGAATTCCATTTGCGTCACGGCCGCGAGGCGACGGTGACGAGCGTCGTGCCGCCGGGGCGCTATGGTGCGCTCGCCACCGAAGCCGGGCAGGTCATGAGCTTTACCGAAAAGCCGGCCGGCGACAACGGCCGTATCAATGGCGGCTTCTTCGTTCTCAATCGCTCCGTGCTCGACCGCATCGCGGGGGATGACGTCGCCTTCGAAAGCGCGCCGCTCGAGGGCCTGGCGCGCGACCGGCAGCTGATGGCATTCCCGCATGACGGTTTCTGGCGCCCGATGGACACGCTGCGCGACAAGACCCAGCTCGAGGAGCTCTGGCAGCAGAACCGCGCTCCCTGGAAGATCTGGGCATGA
- the rfbG gene encoding CDP-glucose 4,6-dehydratase, whose product MSRLPDPEFWAGKRVLLTGHTGFKGSWAAVWLKEMGAHVTGYALPPASRPSLHDLLHPSGALGGQFGDIRDGEALATIARKSEPEIVLHMAAQPLVRESYAAPAETFDVNVMGTVRLLEAARATPSVKAVLVVTTDKVYRNDESGRHFRESDTLGGHDPYSGSKAACELAVATWRSAYLRECGIRVATARGGNVIGGGDFSADRLVPDVVRAALSGTRLNIRSPLATRPWQHVLDCLNGYFLFAEALFKGESDVDALNFGPSPSEQAIPVRDVANAVQAAMGLDPEWDDVSALEQPREMRTLGLDPALAGETLAWRPRLAQSQAIEWTARWYDGWRRGEAARQLTLDQIEAFTKGR is encoded by the coding sequence ATGAGCCGTCTCCCTGATCCGGAATTCTGGGCGGGAAAGCGCGTCCTGCTAACCGGCCATACGGGCTTCAAGGGGAGCTGGGCGGCTGTATGGCTCAAAGAGATGGGCGCGCATGTGACCGGCTATGCCCTTCCGCCCGCCTCCCGGCCGTCGCTCCATGACTTGCTGCATCCGAGCGGAGCCCTGGGCGGGCAATTCGGCGATATACGCGACGGGGAAGCGCTTGCGACGATTGCACGGAAGAGCGAGCCGGAGATCGTCCTGCATATGGCGGCGCAGCCGCTGGTCCGCGAAAGCTATGCGGCGCCTGCCGAAACCTTCGACGTCAATGTCATGGGCACGGTCCGGCTGCTCGAAGCGGCCCGTGCGACGCCTTCCGTGAAAGCCGTTCTCGTTGTGACGACCGACAAGGTCTATCGCAACGACGAGAGCGGACGGCATTTCCGGGAGAGCGACACGCTCGGCGGGCACGACCCCTATTCGGGCTCCAAGGCAGCCTGCGAGCTTGCCGTCGCAACCTGGCGCAGCGCCTATCTTAGAGAGTGCGGCATTCGCGTCGCCACGGCACGAGGCGGCAATGTGATCGGCGGCGGCGACTTTTCCGCCGACCGGCTGGTGCCCGACGTCGTGCGCGCCGCGCTTTCCGGCACCCGGCTCAACATCCGCAGCCCGCTCGCGACGCGCCCCTGGCAGCACGTGCTCGATTGTCTCAACGGCTATTTTCTCTTCGCCGAGGCGCTCTTCAAGGGCGAAAGCGATGTCGACGCGCTGAATTTCGGCCCCTCGCCCTCCGAGCAGGCGATCCCCGTGCGCGACGTGGCGAACGCGGTGCAGGCCGCGATGGGGCTCGACCCCGAATGGGACGACGTCTCGGCGCTCGAGCAACCGCGCGAGATGCGAACGCTCGGCCTTGATCCGGCTCTCGCCGGCGAGACCCTCGCCTGGCGCCCCCGCCTCGCCCAGAGCCAGGCGATCGAGTGGACCGCGCGCTGGTACGACGGCTGGCGTCGCGGCGAAGCTGCGCGTCAGCTCACGCTCGATCAGATAGAAGCATTCACGAAAGGCCGTTGA
- a CDS encoding class I SAM-dependent methyltransferase, which produces MSHSCRFCSTPLETVVADLGATPWSNSFLEPTEEAIAREKAFPLKVMVCSECLLVQTTETVPADEIFNADYHYLSSFSTSWLDHARRYAEAMAERFALDGRSQVVEVASNDGYLLQYFAAKRIPVLGVEPAANAARIAEGRNVPTHVAFFGRDTANALVARGIRADLTAANNVLAHVPDIADFVSGFAILLKPDGVATFEFPHLLRLIEGIQFDTIYHEHYSYLSLAAVERIFAACGLKVFDVEELPTHGGSLRVYAQPVTGTRPATETLAEVRAEEESVGLTQMPTYAAFGKRIASVCDGFRAFLADARSENKRVAAYGAAAKGNTFLNVCGLTASDIDFIVDRNDLKQGKLSPGSHIPIYDPARIEAVKPDYVVILPWNLTDEIVAAHAYIRSWGGRFVVAIPQVRVI; this is translated from the coding sequence ATGTCCCACTCCTGCCGCTTCTGCTCGACCCCGCTTGAAACCGTTGTGGCCGACCTCGGGGCGACGCCCTGGTCCAACTCGTTTCTCGAACCGACCGAGGAGGCGATCGCCCGGGAGAAGGCTTTTCCGCTGAAGGTGATGGTCTGTTCCGAATGCCTGCTCGTCCAGACGACGGAGACGGTCCCGGCCGACGAAATCTTCAACGCCGACTACCACTATCTCTCGTCATTCTCGACGAGCTGGCTCGACCATGCGCGCCGTTATGCAGAGGCGATGGCCGAACGCTTCGCTCTCGACGGCCGCTCGCAGGTGGTGGAAGTCGCGTCGAATGACGGCTATCTGCTGCAGTATTTCGCCGCCAAGCGAATTCCGGTGCTCGGCGTCGAGCCGGCGGCCAATGCCGCGAGGATCGCCGAAGGCCGCAACGTGCCGACTCATGTCGCCTTCTTCGGCCGCGACACAGCCAACGCGCTCGTCGCCCGCGGCATCCGCGCCGATCTCACCGCCGCCAACAATGTGCTTGCGCATGTGCCGGATATCGCCGATTTCGTCAGCGGCTTTGCGATCCTCCTGAAGCCGGACGGCGTCGCTACCTTCGAGTTTCCGCACCTCCTGCGGCTGATCGAAGGCATCCAATTCGACACGATCTATCACGAGCACTATTCCTACCTGTCGCTCGCGGCCGTCGAACGTATCTTCGCCGCTTGCGGGCTGAAGGTCTTCGATGTAGAGGAACTGCCTACCCATGGCGGCTCGCTGCGCGTCTACGCCCAGCCGGTGACCGGAACGAGACCGGCGACCGAGACGCTCGCCGAAGTGCGGGCCGAGGAGGAAAGCGTCGGGCTCACGCAGATGCCCACCTACGCCGCCTTCGGCAAGCGCATCGCTTCGGTCTGCGATGGATTCCGCGCGTTTCTCGCGGACGCCAGAAGCGAGAACAAGCGCGTGGCGGCTTATGGCGCGGCGGCAAAGGGCAACACCTTCCTGAACGTCTGCGGGCTCACCGCGTCGGACATCGACTTCATCGTCGACCGCAACGATCTGAAGCAGGGCAAGCTCTCGCCCGGCAGCCACATTCCGATCTACGATCCCGCCAGGATCGAGGCCGTAAAACCCGACTATGTCGTCATCCTGCCCTGGAACCTGACCGACGAGATCGTCGCCGCCCACGCCTATATCCGCTCCTGGGGCGGCCGCTTCGTCGTCGCCATTCCGCAAGTGCGGGTGATCTGA